In a single window of the Saccharothrix australiensis genome:
- a CDS encoding heavy metal translocating P-type ATPase has product MTCASCAARIERKLNRLDGVTATVNYATEKAKVSVPDGLDPRALVEQVAAAGYGATLPSAEEGPADAVDDPTASLRRRLVVSAVLATPVVALAMVPAWQFTHWQWISLALAAPVLVWGALPFHRAAWANLRHGAATMDTLVSMGTLAAFAWSLYALLFGTAGTPGMTHPFELTIARTDGAGSIYLEVAAGVTTFILAGRYFEARSKRRAGAALRALLELGAKDVAVLRDGREVRVPVDELAVGDRFVVRPGEKVASDGVVEEGGSAVDASAVTGESVPVEVGPGDAVVGATVNAGGRLVVRATRVGADTQLARMAKLVEDAQNGKARAQRLADRVSAVFVPVVIALAVGTLAFWLGAGGGVSAAFTAAVAVLIIACPCALGLATPTALLVGTGRGAQLGILIKGPEVLESTRRVDTVVLDKTGTVTTGRMTLLDVRTAAGVTADEVLRLAGALENASEHPIAKAVAAGAVDRVGALPPVEDFRNLAGLGVRGVVAGHALVVGREGLLADWGVRLDDDLARAKREAEERGRTAVLVAWDGVARAVLVVADAVKPTSAEAVRRLRDLGLRPVLLTGDNAAAARAVAAEVGIDEVIAEVLPEDKVDVVARLQAEGRVVAVVGDGVNDAAALARADLGLAVGTGTDAAIEAGDLTLVRGDLLAAVDAIRLSRRTLGTIKGNLFWAFAYNVAALPLAAAGLLNPMIAGAAMAFSSVFVVTNSLRLRGFRGTAPTARPTGTADRRREPTPVG; this is encoded by the coding sequence ATGACCTGCGCCTCGTGCGCCGCCCGGATCGAACGGAAGCTGAACCGGCTCGACGGCGTGACCGCGACGGTCAACTACGCCACCGAGAAGGCGAAGGTGTCCGTGCCCGACGGGCTCGACCCGCGTGCGCTGGTCGAGCAGGTGGCCGCCGCCGGCTACGGCGCGACGCTGCCCTCCGCCGAGGAGGGGCCCGCCGACGCGGTGGACGACCCGACGGCGTCGTTGCGGCGGCGGCTGGTGGTGTCCGCCGTGCTGGCGACGCCGGTGGTCGCGCTCGCGATGGTCCCCGCGTGGCAGTTCACGCACTGGCAGTGGATCTCGCTGGCGCTGGCCGCCCCGGTGCTGGTCTGGGGCGCGCTGCCGTTCCACCGGGCGGCGTGGGCGAACCTGCGGCACGGCGCGGCCACGATGGACACGCTGGTCTCGATGGGCACGCTGGCCGCGTTCGCGTGGTCGCTGTACGCGCTGCTGTTCGGCACCGCCGGCACGCCCGGCATGACGCACCCGTTCGAGCTGACCATCGCGCGGACCGACGGCGCGGGCTCGATCTACCTGGAGGTCGCGGCCGGGGTGACGACGTTCATCCTGGCGGGCCGGTACTTCGAGGCGCGGTCCAAGCGCCGGGCGGGCGCGGCGCTGCGCGCGCTGCTGGAGCTGGGCGCGAAGGACGTCGCGGTGCTGCGGGACGGCCGGGAGGTCCGCGTCCCCGTCGACGAGCTGGCCGTGGGCGACCGGTTCGTCGTGCGGCCGGGCGAGAAGGTCGCGAGCGACGGCGTCGTGGAGGAGGGCGGCTCGGCGGTCGACGCGAGCGCGGTGACCGGCGAGTCGGTGCCCGTCGAGGTCGGCCCCGGTGACGCCGTGGTCGGCGCGACGGTCAACGCGGGCGGCCGGCTGGTGGTGCGCGCCACGCGGGTCGGCGCGGACACCCAGCTGGCGCGGATGGCGAAGCTGGTCGAGGACGCGCAGAACGGCAAGGCGCGGGCACAGCGGCTGGCCGACCGCGTGTCGGCGGTGTTCGTGCCGGTGGTGATCGCGCTGGCGGTCGGGACGCTCGCGTTCTGGCTCGGCGCGGGCGGCGGGGTCTCGGCGGCGTTCACGGCGGCCGTGGCGGTGCTGATCATCGCCTGCCCGTGCGCGCTGGGCCTGGCGACGCCGACGGCGCTGCTGGTCGGCACGGGCCGGGGCGCGCAGCTCGGCATCCTGATCAAGGGCCCGGAGGTGCTGGAGTCGACGCGGCGGGTGGACACGGTGGTGCTGGACAAGACCGGCACCGTCACCACGGGCCGGATGACGCTGCTCGACGTGCGCACCGCGGCGGGCGTCACCGCCGACGAGGTGCTGAGGCTGGCCGGCGCGCTGGAGAACGCCTCGGAGCACCCGATCGCGAAGGCCGTGGCGGCGGGCGCGGTGGACCGGGTCGGCGCGCTGCCGCCGGTCGAGGACTTCCGCAACCTGGCGGGCCTGGGCGTGCGGGGCGTCGTGGCCGGGCACGCGCTCGTCGTCGGACGGGAGGGCCTGCTGGCCGACTGGGGCGTGCGCCTGGACGACGACCTGGCCCGCGCCAAGCGCGAGGCCGAGGAGCGGGGGCGGACCGCCGTGCTGGTCGCCTGGGACGGCGTGGCGCGGGCGGTGCTGGTGGTCGCCGACGCGGTGAAGCCGACCTCGGCGGAGGCCGTGCGGCGGTTGCGCGACCTCGGTCTGCGGCCGGTCCTGCTGACCGGTGACAACGCCGCCGCGGCGCGGGCGGTCGCGGCCGAGGTGGGCATCGACGAGGTGATCGCCGAGGTGCTGCCGGAGGACAAGGTGGACGTGGTGGCGCGGCTCCAGGCCGAGGGGCGGGTCGTGGCGGTGGTCGGCGACGGCGTGAACGACGCGGCGGCGCTGGCCAGGGCCGACCTCGGGCTGGCCGTGGGCACCGGGACGGACGCGGCGATCGAGGCGGGCGACCTGACGCTGGTGCGGGGCGACCTGCTCGCGGCGGTGGACGCGATCCGGCTGTCGCGGCGGACCCTGGGCACGATCAAGGGGAACCTGTTCTGGGCGTTCGCCTACAACGTGGCGGCGCTGCCGCTCGCGGCGGCGGGTCTGCTGAACCCGATGATCGCGGGCGCGGCGATGGCGTTCTCGTCGGTGTTCGTGGTGACCAACAGCCTGCGGCTGCGCGGCTTCCGGGGCACCGCGCCGACCGCGCGGCCGACCGGCACGGCCGACCGCCGGCGGGAGCCCACACCGGTGGGCTGA
- a CDS encoding alpha/beta fold hydrolase: MTITGFDHQRVTVADGVRLNVAVGGSGRPVVLLHGFPQTHLMWRHVAADLAADHTVICPDLRGYGDSDKPADGPYDKRTMAADVVALARGLGFDRFALAGHDRGALVAIRAGLDHPDVITHLASLDVLPTLDMWEVMRGRSAAVGFHLYLMAQAPDLPEQLIGAAPDAFFGHFLDSWTTDPGAIPADVRAAYLAASRAAVPSIVADYRASATTDVEHDEADRAAGNRLRMPVTVLQQDWGAALGFDAEGLWRQWADDLVHNTVTCGHFMAEEAPADVVKALRDLLAR; this comes from the coding sequence ATGACCATCACCGGCTTCGACCACCAGCGCGTCACCGTCGCCGACGGGGTGCGGCTGAACGTGGCCGTCGGCGGCTCCGGCCGCCCCGTCGTGCTCCTGCACGGCTTCCCGCAGACGCACCTGATGTGGCGGCACGTGGCCGCCGACCTGGCCGCCGACCACACCGTCATCTGCCCCGACCTGCGCGGGTACGGCGACAGCGACAAGCCCGCCGACGGGCCGTACGACAAGCGCACGATGGCGGCCGACGTCGTGGCCCTCGCCCGCGGGCTCGGCTTCGACCGGTTCGCCCTGGCCGGGCACGACCGGGGTGCGCTCGTCGCCATCCGGGCCGGGCTGGACCACCCGGACGTGATCACCCACCTGGCGTCGCTGGACGTGCTGCCGACCCTGGACATGTGGGAGGTCATGCGGGGCCGCTCGGCGGCCGTCGGCTTCCACCTGTACCTGATGGCGCAGGCGCCCGACCTGCCCGAGCAGCTCATCGGCGCGGCTCCGGACGCGTTCTTCGGCCACTTCCTGGACAGCTGGACCACCGACCCCGGCGCGATCCCGGCCGACGTGCGCGCGGCGTACCTGGCCGCGTCGCGCGCGGCGGTGCCGTCGATCGTGGCGGACTACCGGGCGTCGGCGACCACCGACGTCGAGCACGACGAGGCGGACCGCGCGGCGGGGAACCGCCTGCGGATGCCGGTGACGGTGCTCCAGCAGGACTGGGGCGCGGCCCTGGGCTTCGACGCCGAGGGCCTGTGGCGGCAGTGGGCCGACGACCTGGTGCACAACACCGTGACGTGCGGTCACTTCATGGCCGAGGAGGCGCCCGCCGACGTGGTGAAGGCGCTGCGGGACCTGCTCGCGCGGTAG
- a CDS encoding BTAD domain-containing putative transcriptional regulator: MEFGVLGPLVAEDERGPVDLKGRRHRAVLARLLVAKGRVVPVSWLVDDLWEDPPDGAVGAIQSFVFTLRRALEPDRPPRTPSRLLVTAAPGYALLAGDAVDAVRFETAVHEARDLLADGAAEAALTSLDAALARWRGPAYSEFAEERWARGEVARLDELRLLAVERRAEAVLALARPAEAAAELESHVAGQPWRENGWRLLALALYRSGRQADALGTLRRARRVLADELGVDPGPDLRRLEADILDQAPHLAGEPARTPAPRVVADRPFVGRSAEVARLEDAAADVVARARLGLALVSGDAGAGKTALAEVVARRLAVRGWTTLWSRSQEHDGGRFVPDVLADPATAPAEVPGTAPAVEPAEAAGTAPAVEPAGRSAAGPAPDPATGPGPAAAPGSSPAAGPALDPVPAPASGPAGHDTGPTGADAEPADPVARPLDPAAERARRLRAVAARLTAAASAGPVLLVADDLHWAGEETLAALTSLVAEPIPAPVLVVGVYRATEVTAELGEALARFARAEPTRVHLGGLDGPAVAELVRATAYRDVDDATARVVHRRSGGNPFFVRELARLLDDEGVEVLSAVPEGVRDVIRRRVANLPEPARLVLRQASVIGHDVDLDLLIALSGDEDAVLDAVESAQLMGFLAERGADEVRFAHDLVRDTLYADTPRSRRGRWHAAVAEAVERVRPDDVDALAHHFLRAESRATAAKAAHYARAAAERAEQRFAPHEAARLWRDAVAAHDRSGSDDVRTRLRSVMGMVRALAVTGELAAARRHRAEALTAAERLGDPALTAAVIGSFDVPAVWTGNDDQAMSDHLVEVTERTLAALGPGDLATRARLLGTLALELRGTAGERGRAAAAEAEAIARWLDDPALLAFALDGRFMQSFERAGLAPRRAAIGRDLLAVATRHGLVASEVLAHLVLVQANAALARFAAADEHAATADRIAERHELPLVGVFTEWYAALRLAVAGRDEEARTAYRTAAARLGGTGMSGLEAGILPFALLCLDVRAGRLPDPGRVVDADEWGPYRPWADALAHLAAGRRAEARAAVRDSPRDLLYEARTCLTATVALGVADQALMRQVYEDLLPAADELAGAASGLLTLGPVAGYLGDLAAALGRPADAERHRRRARALLVESARG; the protein is encoded by the coding sequence GTGGAGTTCGGGGTGCTCGGTCCGCTGGTGGCCGAGGACGAGCGCGGCCCGGTCGACCTCAAGGGGCGGCGGCACCGGGCCGTCCTGGCGCGGCTGCTGGTCGCCAAGGGCCGGGTCGTGCCGGTGTCGTGGCTGGTCGACGACCTGTGGGAGGACCCGCCGGACGGCGCGGTCGGCGCGATCCAGAGCTTCGTCTTCACGCTGCGCCGCGCCCTGGAACCCGATCGGCCGCCCCGCACGCCGTCGCGGTTGCTGGTCACGGCCGCGCCCGGCTACGCGCTGCTCGCCGGCGACGCCGTGGACGCGGTGCGCTTCGAGACCGCGGTGCACGAGGCGCGCGACCTGCTCGCGGACGGCGCGGCCGAGGCGGCGCTGACCTCCCTGGACGCCGCGCTCGCGCGGTGGCGCGGACCGGCCTACTCGGAGTTCGCGGAGGAGCGGTGGGCGCGGGGCGAGGTGGCGCGGCTGGACGAGTTGCGGCTGCTGGCCGTCGAGCGCCGGGCGGAGGCGGTGCTCGCGCTGGCCCGGCCCGCCGAGGCGGCGGCCGAGCTGGAGTCCCACGTGGCCGGTCAGCCGTGGCGGGAGAACGGGTGGCGGCTGCTGGCCCTCGCGCTGTACCGGTCGGGCCGGCAGGCGGACGCGCTGGGCACCCTGCGCCGGGCGCGGCGGGTGCTGGCCGACGAGCTGGGCGTCGACCCCGGACCGGACCTGCGCCGGCTGGAGGCCGACATCCTGGACCAGGCGCCGCACCTGGCCGGTGAGCCGGCCCGGACGCCCGCGCCGCGGGTGGTGGCGGATCGCCCGTTCGTGGGTCGGTCGGCCGAGGTGGCCCGGTTGGAGGACGCGGCGGCGGACGTCGTGGCCCGCGCCCGGCTGGGGTTGGCGCTGGTCTCGGGTGACGCGGGCGCGGGCAAGACGGCGCTGGCGGAGGTGGTGGCGCGGCGGCTCGCGGTGCGCGGGTGGACGACGCTGTGGAGCCGCAGCCAGGAGCACGACGGTGGCCGCTTCGTGCCTGACGTGCTCGCCGACCCCGCCACGGCTCCCGCCGAGGTCCCCGGCACGGCTCCCGCCGTCGAACCCGCCGAGGCTGCCGGAACGGCTCCCGCCGTCGAACCCGCCGGAAGGAGCGCCGCCGGTCCCGCTCCCGATCCCGCCACCGGCCCCGGTCCTGCTGCCGCTCCCGGTTCCTCTCCCGCCGCCGGTCCTGCCCTCGATCCGGTCCCCGCCCCCGCGTCCGGGCCCGCCGGTCACGACACCGGTCCGACCGGCGCCGACGCGGAACCGGCCGACCCCGTCGCGCGGCCCCTCGACCCCGCCGCCGAGCGAGCGCGGCGGCTGCGCGCCGTGGCGGCGCGCCTGACCGCCGCGGCCTCCGCCGGACCGGTGCTGCTGGTCGCCGACGACCTGCACTGGGCGGGCGAGGAGACGCTGGCCGCGCTGACCTCCCTGGTCGCCGAGCCGATACCCGCGCCGGTGCTGGTCGTCGGCGTCTACCGGGCCACGGAGGTCACCGCCGAACTCGGCGAGGCGCTGGCCCGGTTCGCCCGCGCCGAGCCGACCCGCGTCCACCTCGGCGGCCTGGACGGGCCGGCCGTGGCCGAGCTGGTGCGCGCCACCGCCTACCGGGACGTGGACGACGCCACCGCCCGCGTCGTCCACCGGCGCAGCGGCGGCAACCCGTTCTTCGTGCGCGAACTGGCCCGGCTGCTGGACGACGAGGGCGTCGAGGTGCTGTCGGCCGTCCCCGAGGGCGTGCGGGACGTCATCCGCCGCCGCGTCGCGAACCTGCCCGAGCCCGCCCGGCTCGTCCTGCGCCAGGCGTCCGTGATCGGCCACGACGTCGACCTCGACCTGCTGATCGCGCTGTCCGGCGACGAGGACGCCGTGCTGGACGCGGTGGAATCCGCGCAGCTCATGGGTTTCCTCGCGGAGCGCGGCGCGGACGAGGTGCGGTTCGCGCACGACCTGGTGCGCGACACCCTGTACGCCGACACGCCCCGGTCACGTCGCGGGCGCTGGCACGCCGCCGTCGCGGAGGCCGTCGAACGCGTCCGCCCCGACGACGTGGACGCGCTCGCGCACCACTTCCTGCGCGCGGAGAGCCGCGCGACCGCCGCCAAGGCCGCCCACTACGCCCGCGCGGCGGCGGAACGCGCCGAACAGCGGTTCGCGCCCCACGAGGCGGCGCGGCTGTGGCGGGACGCGGTCGCCGCCCACGACCGCTCCGGCTCGGACGACGTGCGGACGCGGCTGCGGTCCGTGATGGGCATGGTGCGGGCGTTGGCGGTGACCGGCGAGCTGGCCGCCGCGCGCCGGCACCGCGCCGAGGCGTTGACGGCCGCCGAACGGCTGGGCGACCCCGCCCTGACGGCGGCGGTGATCGGGTCCTTCGACGTGCCCGCGGTCTGGACCGGCAACGACGACCAGGCCATGTCCGACCACCTGGTGGAGGTCACCGAGCGCACGCTGGCCGCGCTCGGTCCCGGCGACCTCGCGACGCGCGCCCGGCTGCTGGGCACGCTGGCGCTCGAACTGCGCGGCACGGCGGGGGAGCGCGGTCGCGCGGCGGCGGCCGAGGCGGAGGCGATCGCCCGCTGGCTGGACGACCCGGCGCTGCTGGCGTTCGCCCTCGACGGCCGGTTCATGCAGTCCTTCGAGCGGGCCGGCCTCGCGCCCCGGCGCGCCGCCATCGGCCGTGACCTGCTGGCGGTGGCCACCCGGCACGGCCTGGTCGCGTCCGAGGTGCTGGCCCACCTGGTCCTCGTCCAGGCGAACGCCGCGCTCGCCCGGTTCGCCGCCGCCGACGAGCACGCCGCGACCGCCGACCGCATCGCCGAACGCCACGAGCTGCCGCTGGTCGGCGTGTTCACCGAGTGGTACGCCGCGTTGCGGCTCGCGGTCGCGGGGCGCGACGAGGAGGCGCGGACCGCCTACCGCACCGCCGCCGCGCGGCTGGGCGGCACCGGGATGTCCGGGCTGGAGGCGGGCATCCTGCCGTTCGCCCTGCTGTGCCTGGACGTCCGGGCCGGTCGGCTGCCGGATCCCGGCCGGGTGGTCGACGCGGACGAGTGGGGACCGTACCGGCCGTGGGCGGACGCGCTCGCGCACCTGGCGGCCGGTCGCCGCGCGGAGGCCCGCGCGGCGGTCCGGGACTCGCCGAGGGACCTGCTGTACGAGGCGAGGACGTGCCTGACCGCCACCGTCGCGCTCGGGGTGGCCGACCAGGCGCTGATGCGGCAGGTCTACGAGGACCTCCTGCCGGCGGCCGACGAGCTGGCCGGCGCGGCCAGCGGGCTGCTCACCCTCGGACCGGTGGCGGGGTACCTCGGCGACCTCGCCGCCGCGCTGGGCCGTCCGGCTGACGCCGAGCGGCACCGCCGGCGCGCACGGGCCCTCCTGGTCGAATCCGCGCGGGGCTGA
- a CDS encoding DUF1540 domain-containing protein: protein MTTTEMPAVNECTVVGCSYNHDGCHAFAITVSGADGVADCGTFVPLSTKGGLPKVVAQVGACSRVDCVHNSDLECTATGVRVGPGRGDHAANCLTYQPR, encoded by the coding sequence ATGACCACCACAGAAATGCCCGCCGTCAACGAGTGCACCGTCGTCGGCTGTTCGTACAACCACGACGGTTGCCACGCGTTCGCGATCACCGTCAGCGGTGCCGACGGCGTGGCGGACTGCGGGACCTTCGTGCCGCTGTCCACCAAGGGCGGCCTGCCGAAGGTCGTCGCGCAGGTGGGCGCGTGCTCGCGCGTCGACTGCGTGCACAACTCCGACCTGGAATGCACGGCAACCGGTGTGCGGGTCGGTCCCGGCAGGGGCGACCACGCCGCGAACTGCCTGACCTACCAACCCCGGTAA
- a CDS encoding serine/threonine-protein kinase, which yields MDERTIAGRYRLTDRIGAGGMGVVWRAEDTRLRRIVAVKELLTRNGFDPDSTRRAVREGRIAARLQHANVIALYDVIEDEGRPWLVMEYLPSRSLAAILADRGALPPDEVRRIGRQLAAGLASAHQAGVVHRDVKPGNVLVTEFGTVKVTDFGTSRVAGEGTLTGSGLLVGTPAYLAPEVARGGETGFPADVFGVGATLYAALEGRPPFGLDSNPILLLHRAAEGRYPPPKNAGSLEPVLTRLLDPDPEARPSMAEAVRMLTEETVDPATVLASALPVAEATRVVPPADVAPARPAGAEPADAQAADAQAADALAADALAADAQAADAQPVVTQPVDAEPVDAGPTDAQPADARPADASSAGAPPEVPAAVPPPAGAASTDVLAADGTTVESPTAGDRATVPAGPPAVPLADARTVDTPPVDPTPTTGEPGPGRRRAALVAGGVLAALLVVVLVVWLNRGGGPSTTDQGTGANDATTTAEQTAGENPPSEPQPTETGQTGAERTTSGTTQVTTSPQPTTAQPTTAQPAASADQALIDYYALLPERLDAGYARLTDAFRASRGLDFAGYQQFWGQMQDVQVSNVQANGNQVTATVTYFYKTGGTSSEQHRYGLVRVGDGWAIDSQS from the coding sequence GTGGACGAGCGCACCATCGCGGGCCGGTACCGGCTGACCGACCGGATCGGCGCGGGCGGGATGGGCGTGGTCTGGCGTGCCGAGGACACCCGGCTGCGGAGGATCGTCGCGGTCAAGGAGCTGTTGACGCGCAACGGGTTCGACCCCGACTCCACCCGGCGGGCGGTGCGCGAGGGCCGGATCGCGGCCCGGCTCCAGCACGCGAACGTCATCGCGCTCTACGACGTGATCGAGGACGAGGGCCGGCCGTGGCTGGTCATGGAGTACCTGCCGTCGCGGAGCCTGGCGGCCATCCTCGCCGACCGGGGGGCGCTGCCGCCCGACGAGGTGCGCCGGATCGGCAGGCAGCTCGCGGCCGGGCTGGCGTCGGCGCACCAGGCGGGCGTCGTGCACCGGGACGTCAAGCCGGGCAACGTGCTGGTCACCGAGTTCGGCACGGTGAAGGTCACCGACTTCGGCACCTCGCGGGTCGCCGGCGAGGGGACGCTCACCGGGTCCGGGCTGCTCGTCGGCACGCCCGCGTACCTCGCGCCGGAAGTCGCCAGGGGCGGTGAGACGGGGTTCCCGGCCGACGTGTTCGGCGTGGGCGCGACCCTGTACGCCGCGCTGGAGGGCCGGCCGCCGTTCGGGCTGGACAGCAACCCCATCCTGCTGCTGCACCGGGCGGCCGAGGGCCGGTACCCGCCGCCGAAGAACGCCGGGTCGCTGGAGCCCGTGCTGACCCGCCTGCTCGACCCGGACCCGGAGGCGCGCCCGAGCATGGCGGAGGCCGTGCGGATGCTGACCGAGGAGACGGTGGACCCGGCGACGGTGCTCGCGTCGGCGCTGCCCGTGGCCGAGGCGACCCGCGTCGTGCCGCCGGCGGACGTGGCGCCTGCCCGGCCCGCCGGTGCCGAGCCCGCCGACGCCCAAGCCGCTGACGCCCAAGCCGCTGATGCCCTGGCCGCTGATGCCCTGGCCGCTGATGCCCAGGCCGCTGATGCCCAGCCTGTCGTGACCCAGCCCGTCGACGCCGAGCCCGTCGATGCCGGGCCGACCGATGCGCAGCCCGCCGACGCCCGGCCCGCCGACGCCTCCTCGGCCGGCGCTCCTCCCGAGGTTCCCGCCGCCGTGCCGCCGCCCGCCGGAGCCGCGTCGACCGACGTGCTCGCCGCCGACGGGACCACCGTCGAGAGCCCCACCGCCGGTGACCGCGCCACCGTCCCCGCCGGGCCACCGGCCGTGCCGCTCGCGGACGCCCGCACGGTGGACACCCCGCCGGTCGACCCGACACCCACCACCGGCGAACCGGGACCGGGTCGGCGGCGGGCGGCCCTGGTCGCCGGTGGTGTCCTCGCGGCGCTCCTGGTCGTCGTGCTCGTGGTGTGGCTCAACCGGGGCGGCGGCCCGTCCACGACCGACCAGGGCACCGGCGCGAACGACGCCACCACGACCGCCGAGCAGACCGCGGGCGAGAACCCGCCGTCCGAACCGCAGCCGACGGAAACCGGGCAGACCGGGGCCGAGCGGACCACGTCCGGCACGACGCAGGTCACGACCTCTCCCCAGCCCACGACGGCTCAGCCCACGACCGCCCAGCCTGCGGCAAGCGCGGACCAGGCGCTCATCGACTACTACGCCCTGCTGCCGGAGAGGCTCGACGCCGGCTACGCCCGGCTCACCGATGCCTTCCGGGCGTCGCGCGGGCTGGATTTCGCCGGGTACCAGCAGTTCTGGGGGCAGATGCAGGACGTCCAGGTCTCCAACGTGCAGGCCAACGGCAACCAGGTCACGGCCACGGTGACCTACTTCTACAAGACGGGAGGGACGTCCTCCGAGCAGCACCGCTACGGGCTGGTCCGGGTCGGCGACGGCTGGGCCATCGACAGCCAGTCCTGA
- a CDS encoding YnfA family protein, with translation MTVARSLVLFALAAVAEIGGAWLVWQGVREHRGLLWVAAGVVALGAYGFVATLQPDAHFGRILAAYGGVFVAGSLAWGVVVDRFRPDRWDYAGAAICLLGVAVIMYAPRG, from the coding sequence ATGACCGTCGCCCGCTCACTCGTGCTGTTCGCGCTCGCGGCCGTCGCCGAGATCGGCGGCGCGTGGCTGGTCTGGCAGGGCGTCCGCGAGCACCGCGGCCTGCTGTGGGTCGCGGCGGGCGTGGTGGCGCTCGGCGCGTACGGCTTCGTCGCCACCCTTCAGCCGGACGCGCACTTCGGCCGCATCCTCGCCGCCTACGGCGGTGTCTTCGTCGCCGGTTCCCTGGCGTGGGGCGTGGTGGTGGACCGCTTCCGCCCCGACCGGTGGGACTACGCGGGCGCGGCGATCTGCCTGCTCGGCGTCGCCGTGATCATGTACGCGCCGCGCGGCTGA
- a CDS encoding PaaI family thioesterase, whose product MDSIQERLYPTLPCFGCGHANDDGLRLRSYPGEDGVVTATFTPWPAHDNGLGFLNGGIICTVLDCHSAAAVMLEADRRGWKPLGDAALSYVTAGLDVRYLRPSPLTEAVELRASLREVSEAQMTVDVSLVWDGKPRAEASALWKRWRPRD is encoded by the coding sequence GTGGACAGCATCCAGGAACGCCTCTACCCCACCCTGCCGTGCTTCGGCTGCGGCCACGCGAACGACGACGGGCTGCGCCTGCGCAGCTACCCCGGCGAGGACGGGGTGGTGACCGCGACCTTCACGCCGTGGCCCGCGCACGACAACGGGCTCGGGTTCCTCAACGGCGGCATCATCTGCACGGTCCTGGACTGCCACAGCGCCGCCGCCGTGATGCTGGAGGCCGACCGGCGGGGCTGGAAACCGCTCGGTGACGCCGCGCTGTCGTACGTGACGGCCGGGCTGGACGTGCGCTACCTGCGGCCCTCGCCGCTGACCGAAGCGGTGGAGCTGCGGGCGTCCCTGCGGGAGGTGTCCGAGGCGCAGATGACGGTGGACGTCTCGCTCGTGTGGGACGGCAAGCCGCGCGCCGAGGCGTCCGCACTGTGGAAGCGCTGGCGACCACGCGACTGA